The following proteins come from a genomic window of Heyndrickxia acidicola:
- the purN gene encoding phosphoribosylglycinamide formyltransferase, whose product MMKIAIFASGSGSNFQAIQDEIKKGRLDASVELLVCDRKEAFVIERALQAQVPVFSFNPKEYGSKEEFETEIAEELRKRDVELLVLAGYMRLIGPTLLRAYPGRIVNIHPSLLPSFPGKDAISQAISAGVKVTGVTVHFVDEGMDTGPIIAQEAVSIFQGEGAEDVAAKIHAVEHRLYPEVLGRFTKDVEFDATGRFTRMS is encoded by the coding sequence ATGATGAAAATAGCCATTTTTGCATCGGGAAGCGGAAGTAATTTTCAAGCCATTCAGGATGAAATCAAGAAAGGCAGGCTGGATGCGTCGGTAGAGCTGCTGGTATGCGACCGCAAGGAAGCCTTTGTTATCGAGAGGGCCCTTCAGGCTCAGGTACCAGTGTTTTCTTTCAATCCAAAGGAGTATGGCTCCAAAGAGGAATTTGAAACAGAAATTGCGGAGGAACTAAGGAAAAGAGATGTAGAGCTTCTGGTTTTGGCCGGCTATATGAGATTAATAGGCCCTACCCTGCTAAGGGCCTACCCCGGCAGAATTGTGAATATCCATCCATCTCTTTTGCCTTCGTTTCCGGGCAAGGATGCCATCAGCCAGGCCATAAGCGCTGGCGTGAAAGTAACGGGGGTAACGGTGCACTTTGTGGATGAAGGAATGGATACAGGCCCTATTATTGCCCAAGAGGCTGTTTCTATTTTTCAAGGCGAGGGCGCAGAGGATGTGGCAGCGAAAATCCATGCAGTTGAGCATCGCCTTTACCCTGAGGTTTTGGGCAGATTTACAAAAGATGTAGAGTTCGATGCGACAGGCCGTTTCACCCGAATGAGTTAA